The genomic interval TAAAGGCCGCTATGACCTGTTAGTGAAATATTATGATGATGCGTCGTGGGGCCCAAAACTGGACGGTCAGCTGGTGCGCCACTACTGGTCATGGGACAAAAACAAAGGCAATCCTTATTTCGGCCAGACAGCTCCATGGACGGCCAATCCGAACAACGTGAAGGATTTCTACAGAACGGGGTACACCCTCACCAACAATATAGCCATGGCCGGTAATAACGACAAAGGTTATTTCCGTCTTTCCTATGGCAATATGAACCAGATCTTCGTACTACCGAACGCGTCTTTAAACCGTAACAACCTTTCCTTTAATGGTGGGCATGAATTAACTAAAGGCCTGCGCGCCGTAGCATCATTGAATTATACCGCCATGAAGGCCAAAGCCCGCCCCGGTACAGGTTTTACAGGTCCAAACCCCACCCTGCAGTTCACCATGTATGGTCAGCGGCAACTGGACATTGAACAGGAAAAACGTTATCAGTACGAAGACGGATCACAGATCACCTGGAACCGTAAATCATGGAACGACCCTGCAGTAGCTTCGAGTAATGGTCCTTACTGGAACCGTTATATGGATTATGAAACAGACAGCCGCAACCGTATCTTCGGTAATGCAGGTCTGGACTGGGATGTGAGCAAATGGCTGACCATCAGCGGCAGAGTGTTCATGGACGACTACAATACGCTGGAAGAAGAAAGAACGGCAAAGGACTATCTGATCGGAAGCTATATCAAACGCGTTCGTACTTCCAGGGAAATGAACTACCAGTTAACCGCGAACATCAATAAAGAGTTTGGAAAAGATTTTAAGTTGAATGCATTGGTGGGAGGTAATATCATGCATCGTAAATGGACTACTACAGGCGGTAGCACTGTGGGAGGTCTGATCATTCCCGGCGTGTATAACCTCAACAACTCACTGCAAACAGCATTGCCTATTGATGAGTTCTTCGAAAAACAGATCAACTCTGCATTTGCAACAGCCTCTCTCGGTTACAGGAATTTCCTGTTCCTGGAACTGACTGGCCGCGCTGACTGGAGCTCCGCTTTGCTGAGTGAAAACAACCCATACTTCTATCCGTCAGCATCCGCATCCTTTGTATTCTCAGATCTGCTGAAGGACTGGAAATGGCTGAGCTTCGGTAAACTGCGGGCCAGCGTATCGCAGGTGGGTAGTGATACCGATCCTTACCAGATCTATGACACCTACCAGTTCATTCCGCCATTCGGCAGTTTCCCGGCTACACAGCTGACTTCAACAAAGTACAATAAGACGCTGAAGCCTGAGCGTACAAGAGAGTATGAGACAGGTATCTCCCTGAAATTCCTGGATGATCATATCGGCCTTGATGTTACCTACTATGACAGGATCACAAAAGACCAGATCATTCCGCTGCCTATCTCTTCTGCTTCGGGTTTTACCAACACCATTGTGAATGGTGGTAGTGTACAGAACCGTGGTCTTGAAATAGGACTGAACCTGAATCCTGTGCGACTGAAAAATGGCTTCCGCTGGGATATCAATGCAAACATCGCACGTAACCGCAACAAGCTGCTGAACCTGGATATTCCCCAGTATAACAGCTCCCTGCCGGTATTGCTGATCGGTACAGACCGCAGAACTACCAGGGTGTCTGTAGCTGCTTATGTAGGTAAACCAATGGGAACACTGCTGGGAACTGATTATGTATACGATGCCCAGGGCCGTAAGATTGTAGGGTCTGATGGTTTATACAAAACCACCAACAATCCGGTGCCTATCGGTAATGCGTATCCTGATTATGTAGGTGGTGTGACCAACTCATTTACATATAAAGGCGTTTACCTGTCGGCCCTCGTCGACTTCCAGCATGGTGGCGACTTCTTCTCATACACCAACATGTATGGTAAAGGTTCCGGTTTGCTGGATATTACCGCAGCAAACGGGGTAAGGGAAAAAGGTATTATTGCTGAAGGGGTAACAGAAGAAGGCAGGCCTAATGAAGTAGTGTTGGATGCTGCCACCTATTTCCAGAACAACGAAGGTAAAACGCTGAGCAAAGCCAATCTGTATGATGCGAGCTACATCTACCTGCGTGAGGTGAAACTGGGATATAATCTGCCCGAGGCATGGTTCAAAAAAGTACATGCACAGAGTGCCCGTCTCTCCCTGTATGGACGTAACCTCTGGCTGATCAAGTCCAATGCGCCGAATGTGGATCCTTCCAATATTCTGAACTCATCTTCCAATATTCAGGGTATTGAAGGTGGTGCATTGCCCTCACTGCGTTCTTATGGTGTTAACCTGAGTGTTTCATTCTAAAAACTGAATTCGATGCTGAAAAGATTCTTAATATATGCATGGCCGGTGTTATTGATGTTTGTGATAATGGCAGGTTGTAGAAAGCTGGACGACATTAATCATGACCCCACCCGCCCTACAACAACAACACCCGCCTTCCTGCTGACCGGGGCTGAGAAAAATGCCATGGACTATCTCTACAGTACGTTGCAGAATGGTTACATAGGTATGCATTATGCGCAATACTGGTCTGCCAACTCAAGAGTAGGAGACAGCCAGTATGCCATTGATGAAAACAACAATACCGCCTTCTGGAATTTCATGTATGTGTCGCTGCACAACCTGGACAGGATCGTTACAATGAATAAAGCAGACAATAGTAATCCGGCGGCTAAAAATCAAAATGCTATAGCTACCATATTAAAGGTGTGGCTCTATCAGATCCTGACAGACTCTT from Chitinophaga filiformis carries:
- a CDS encoding SusC/RagA family TonB-linked outer membrane protein, producing MRSHVLNWLWLCFAFFCSVKPIKAGTRVNHSFYGTSAEITRYQPSVTNNVNFQQKDTTVKPTTSPVVITPASSGKKDTTKPATASPVVVTPSSDKKDTTKPASAAPVVVTPSSDTSRPKKDSSANSRTAADTTSKPKKDTALILPADSNKLKQEASQFNLKGIVKEAGGTPIPGAQVVNLSTKEAVATTADGAFTLKASLGDTIKIAAVSYAEQSIPLDSREQLNVSLTSASANQKALKEVVVTALGIQKNTRAVGYAVEEVGGNAVQEAKEVNFANALTGKVPGLQINTNTGSMGGSTKITIRGVKSILGDNNAFILVDGTPFINNNTNQGGQLNGGGGYDFGSSLQDINPEDIDNISVLKGAAATALYGSRGANGVMLITTKKRPDVSGGIGVTYSINAQVDRVYVLPKYQNEYGGGTGGKFDTLYYNQNPEAFIDEAHATYDNNDGKGRYDLLVKYYDDASWGPKLDGQLVRHYWSWDKNKGNPYFGQTAPWTANPNNVKDFYRTGYTLTNNIAMAGNNDKGYFRLSYGNMNQIFVLPNASLNRNNLSFNGGHELTKGLRAVASLNYTAMKAKARPGTGFTGPNPTLQFTMYGQRQLDIEQEKRYQYEDGSQITWNRKSWNDPAVASSNGPYWNRYMDYETDSRNRIFGNAGLDWDVSKWLTISGRVFMDDYNTLEEERTAKDYLIGSYIKRVRTSREMNYQLTANINKEFGKDFKLNALVGGNIMHRKWTTTGGSTVGGLIIPGVYNLNNSLQTALPIDEFFEKQINSAFATASLGYRNFLFLELTGRADWSSALLSENNPYFYPSASASFVFSDLLKDWKWLSFGKLRASVSQVGSDTDPYQIYDTYQFIPPFGSFPATQLTSTKYNKTLKPERTREYETGISLKFLDDHIGLDVTYYDRITKDQIIPLPISSASGFTNTIVNGGSVQNRGLEIGLNLNPVRLKNGFRWDINANIARNRNKLLNLDIPQYNSSLPVLLIGTDRRTTRVSVAAYVGKPMGTLLGTDYVYDAQGRKIVGSDGLYKTTNNPVPIGNAYPDYVGGVTNSFTYKGVYLSALVDFQHGGDFFSYTNMYGKGSGLLDITAANGVREKGIIAEGVTEEGRPNEVVLDAATYFQNNEGKTLSKANLYDASYIYLREVKLGYNLPEAWFKKVHAQSARLSLYGRNLWLIKSNAPNVDPSNILNSSSNIQGIEGGALPSLRSYGVNLSVSF